A DNA window from Daucus carota subsp. sativus chromosome 3, DH1 v3.0, whole genome shotgun sequence contains the following coding sequences:
- the LOC135151436 gene encoding uncharacterized protein LOC135151436: MFYIHNIHGESMFNLIVTQCCKSQVNFEGEDEISVAMSVTSNDPHIIEKHWSHQIHPLKQLQFPTCDNDSDDSDDDRRELICNGCIQPITVSHPSYYACIECGFFIHSFCATKLPQKLPVGALHFHPHHSLMLQMKDKFYDTVVCEVCGFWTNGFYYHCQTCDIYVDIRCAFLPTRIKYKSHKHHSLVQRPALNSTCSITRYRNEFGVYGCETCNNFQIDICCIIIPSRMEHKYDSHPLTLRYPPFFYEGAFYCEICEERVNNQDLLYHCSESEHSYHYTCVFWLNNVKLGGTIKVIISDKPHTLALVMKTPTRKKPIHTCSQCFSFSDSFSFLLECDGCGLLACFYCLLSGKSQQIALI, encoded by the exons ATGTTCTACATCCACAATATCCATGGT GAATCAATGTTTAATCTCATTGTGACTCAGTGTTGCAAATCCCAAGTCAACTTTGAAGGTGAAGATGAAATCAGTGTTGCGATGTCAGTAACATCTAATGATCCACACATTATTGAAAAACACTGGAGTCACCAGATCCATCCATTAAAACAGCTCCAGTTTCCCACCTGTGACAATGACAgcgatgacagtgatgatgatagGAGAGAGCTGATATGCAACGGGTGTATTCAACCTATAACCGTTTCCCATCCGTCTTACTACGCTTGTATAGAGTGTGGTTTCTTCATCCATTCCTTCTGTGCGACTAAGTTGCCACAGAAGTTGCCTGTAGGAGCATTGCATTTTCACCCCCACCATTCTCTCATGCTTCAGATGAAGGATAAATTTTATGATACTGTGGTCTGTGAAGTTTGCGGCTTTTGGACAAATGGATTCTACTATCACTGCCAGACTTGTGATATCTATGTTGATATCCGTTGTGCATTCTTACCAACAAGAATAAAATACAAATCTCACAAACATCACTCCCTTGTTCAGCGGCCAGCTTTGAATTCTACCTGCAGTATAACCAGGTATCGAAATGAGTTTGGGGTGTATGGATGTGAAACCTGCAATAATTTCCAGATTGATATATGTTGTATAATAATACCAAGTAGGATGGAACACAAATATGATTCTCACCCCTTAACCTTGAGATATCCACCATTCTTCTACGAAGGAGCTTTCTACTGTGAAATCTGTGAGGAACGAGTTAACAACCAAGATTTGCTCTACCATTGCAGTGAATCTGAACATTCTTATCACTATACTTGCGTGTTTTGGCTCAACAATGTCAAGTTAGGAGGGACAATTAAAGTTATTATTTCGGATAAACCACACACACTTGCATTAGTTATGAAGACGCCTACAAGAAAGAAGCCCATACACACTTGTTCACagtgcttcagtttttccgattcattctcttttcttctgGAATGTGATGGTTGTGGACTTCTTGCTTGTTTTTACTGTCTACTCTCGGGCAAGTCACAACAGATTGCACTCATATAA
- the LOC108215266 gene encoding uncharacterized protein LOC108215266, with the protein MISVFELFSNSDYTFVECTVVRDDNICHTCNKAAQGSDIYFCTRHNSLERFYLHMTCSKLPVSVYLHEHSLNLEEDLIFGDDAACNICKERVVGSPTYTCVSRNDDVDCQNFYLHKTCAEFPQQINHHKHTIHPLSLLPRSDNDSCEICHGNIKVSYACVDCDFDVCVFCALEPRLLHHQGHKEHALTLMKKESLFECDACHEEAKDSSYVCTTCEFCIHKSCAFSPFIIQSPTYHNHPLTLVYAVPDIHLFFKQYCGICRRYVYPSCWVYYCHKCTYFVHIKCSTSTLPMVNEDEADGMDNDPDLVRFPLPSKESIFDLIVTQCCKYQDNFKDEGEINVTMPITSIDPHIIEKHWSHQIHPLQLLQFTNCENDSDDSDDDRRELICNGCIQPITVSHPSYYACIQCGFFLHSFCATKLPQKLPVGASHFHPDHSLLLEMKDKFYDLVVCGVCRSCTNGFYYHCPTCDIFVDIRCAFLPTRIKYKSHKNHSLVQRPASNSTCSVTRCRNQVGVEYGCETCSSFQINMCGIIIPSRMEHKYDAHPLTLRYPPFFYEGAFYCEICEERVNNQELLYHCSESEHSYHYYCGFWLNNVKLGGTIKVIISDKPHTLALVLKTPTRKKPIHSCSQCFAYYSTYCFLLECDGCGLLACLECPLSGKLQQIALL; encoded by the exons ATGATTTCAGTGTTCGAGCTCTTCAGCAATTCCGACTACACATTCGTAGAGTGTACAGTTGTGAGAGACGATAATATATGCCATACGTGCAACAAAGCAGCTCAAGGCTCTGATATATATTTCTGTACTAGACACAATAGTCTTGAAAGATTCTACCTGCACATGACTTGTTCAAAACTACCGGTTTCGGTTTATCTACACGAGCATTCATTAAATTTAGAAGAGGATTTAATTTTTGGAGATGATGCTGCTTGCAATATTTGCAAAGAACGAGTTGTAGGCTCTCCTACATATACCTGTGTTAGTCGTAATGACGATGTTGATTGTCAAAATTTCTACTTGCATAAGACTTGTGCAGAATTCCCCCAACAAATAAACCACCATAAAcacaccatccatcctctttcTCTCCTTCCACGCTCTGATAATGACAGCTGTGAAATTTGTCATGGTAATATAAAGGTCTCTTATGCATGTGTTGATTGTGACTTTGATGTGTGTGTTTTTTGTGCTTTGGAACCGAGGCTGCTtcatcatcaaggacacaaggAGCACGCTCTGACATTAATGAAGAAGGAATCTCTTTTTGAGTGTGATGCTTGTCATGAGGAAGCGAAAGACTCTTCATATGTTTGCACCACTTGTGAGTTCTGCATCCACAAGAGCTGTGCCTTTTCACCCTTCATCATTCAATCGCCTACTTATCACAATCACCCTCTCACTCTAGTCTACGCTGTTCCTGACATTCATCTCTTCTTTAAGCAATACTGTGGTATCTGCCGCCGATACGTTTACCCCAGCTGCTGGGTGTATTATTGCCACAAGTGCACATATTTTGTGCACATCAAATGTTCTACATCCACATTACCCATGGT AAATGAGGATGAAGCGGATGGCATGGATAATGATCCTGATCTGGTACGATTTCCTCTGCCTAGCAAGGAATCAATATTTGATCTCATTGTGACTCAGTGTTGCAAGTACCAAGACAACTTTAAAGATGAAGGTGAAATCAATGTTACCATGCCAATAACATCTATCGATCCTCACATTATTGAAAAACACTGGAGTCACCAGATCCATCCATTACAACTGCTCCAGTTTACAAACTGTGAGAATGATAGCGACGACAGTGATGATGATAGGAGAGAGCTGATATGCAACGGCTGTATTCAACCTATAACCGTTTCCCATCCCTCTTACTACGCTTGCATCCAGTGTGGTTTCTTTCTCCATTCTTTCTGTGCGACTAAGTTGCCACAGAAGTTGCCTGTAGGAGCATCGCATTTTCATCCTGACCATTCTCTCTTGCTTGAGATGAAGGACAAATTTTATGATTTGGTGGTTTGTGGAGTTTGCAGAAGTTGCACAAATGGATTCTACTATCACTGCCCGACTTGTGATATATTTGTTGATATTCGTTGTGCATTCTTACCAACCAGAATAAAATACAAATCTCACAAGAATCACTCCCTTGTTCAGCGGCCAGCTTCGAATTCTACCTGCAGTGTAACCAGGTGTCGAAATCAGGTTGGGGTGGAATATGGATGTGAAACCTGCAGCAGTTTCCAGATTAATATGTGTGGTATAATAATACCAAGTAGGATGGAACACAAATATGATGCTCACCCCTTAACCTTGAGATATCCACCATTCTTCTACGAGGGAGCATTCTACTGTGAAATATGTGAGGAACGAGTTAACAACCAGGAGTTGCTCTACCATTGCAGTGAATCTGAACATTCTTATCACTATTATTGCGGGTTTTGGCTCAACAATGTCAAGTTAGGAGGGACAATTAAAGTTATTATTTCGGATAAACCACACACACTTGCATTAGTTTTGAAGACGCCTACAAGAAAGAAGCCCATACACAGTTGTTCACAGTGCTTCGCTTATTACAGCACCTACTGTTTTCTTCTGGAATGTGATGGTTGTGGACTTCTTGCATGCTTGGAATGTCCACTCTCGGGCAAGTTACAACAGATTGCACTTCTATAA
- the LOC108210814 gene encoding uncharacterized protein LOC108210814: protein MISVFELFSNSGHTFIECTVEGDDGMCHTCNKPAQGSDLYFCSSRDDLNVRFYLHKSSCAELPISVYLHEHSLSLQEDFIFGEDAACIMCKKQVVGSPTYTCVSRDDDVDCQNFYLHKTCAEFPQQISHHKHTIHPLSRLPRPAASFTCDICYREIKVSYACVDCNFDVCVFCGLEQRVLHHQGHKEHALTLMNKEAFFECDACHEKANDSSYVCTACEFWIHKTCAFFPLIIPSPTYHHHPLTLVYSVPDIHLVFTQYCGICRQFVYRRSWVYYCHKCTYFVHMKCSTSTISIVNENEEDDIDYDPDLALFPLQSQESIFDLIVTQCCESQVNFQGEGEISVAMSVPSNDPHIIEKHWSHQIHPLQLLQFTICENESDDSDDDDRRELICNGCIQPITVSRPSYYACIQCGFFLHSFCATMLPHKLPEGESHFHPGHSLLLKMKHKFYDIVRCGVCDFSTNGFYYHCQDCDIYVDIRCAFLPTRIKYKSHKHHTLVQRPASNSTCSVTRYRNDVGVEYGCETCSSFQIHIYCAILPHRMEHKYDAHPLTLRYPPFFYEGAFYCETCEERVSNQDLLYHCTESEHSYHFYCGFLVHNIKFGGTIKVLIADKPHTLALVMKMPTRKKSIHTCSQCFTFSYSYCFLLECDGCGLLSCLECPLSGKLQQMALI, encoded by the exons ATGATTTCAGTGTTCGAGCTCTTCAGCAATTCGGGGCACACATTTATAGAGTGTACTGTTGAGGGAGATGATGGTATGTGCCATACGTGCAACAAACCAGCTCAAGGCTCTGATCTATATTTCTGTTCTAGTCGCGATGATCTTAATGTCAGATTCTACCTGCACAAGTCAAGTTGTGCAGAATTACCCATATCTGTTTATCTACATGAACATTCATTAAGTCTACAAGAGGATTTTATTTTTGGTGAGGATGCTGCTTGCATTATGTGCAAAAAACAAGTCGTAGGCTCTCCTACATATACCTGTGTTAGTCGTGATGACGATGTTGATTGTCAAAATTTCTACTTGCACAAGACTTGTGCAGAATTCCCCCAGCAAATTAGCCACCATAAAcacaccatccatcctctttcTCGCCTTCCACGCCCTGCAGCTAGTTTCACCTGTGATATTTGTTATCGTGAAATTAAGGTCTCTTATGCATGTGTTGATTGTAACTttgatgtgtgtgtgttttgtggtTTGGAACAGAGGGTGCTtcatcatcaaggacacaaggAGCACGCGCTGACATTAATGAACAAGGAAGCCTTTTTTGAGTGTGATGCCTGTCATGAGAAAGCTAACGACTCTTCCTATGTTTGCACCGCCTGTGAGTTCTGGATTCACAAGACCTGTGCCTTTTTCCCCTTGATTATTCCATCTCCTACTTATCACCATCACCCTCTCACTCTCGTCTACTCTGTTCCGGACATTCATCTCGTCTTTACCCAATACTGTGGTATCTGCCGCCAATTTGTTTACCGCAGGAGTTGGGTGTATTATTGCCACAAGTGCACATATTTTGTGCACATGAAATGTTCTACATCCACAATATCCATTGT AAATGAGAATGAAGAAGATGACATTGATTATGATCCTGATCTGGCACTATTTCCTCTGCAAAGCCAGGAATCAATATTTGATCTCATTGTGACTCAGTGTTGCGAGTCCCAAGTCAACTTTCAAGGTGAAGGTGAAATCAGCGTTGCGATGTCAGTACCATCTAATGATCCACACATTATTGAAAAACACTGGAGTCACCAGATCCATCCATTACAACTGCTCCAGTTTACTATCTGTGAGAACGAGAGCGacgacagtgatgatgatgataggaGAGAGCTGATATGCAATGGATGTATTCAACCTATAACCGTTTCCCGTCCCTCTTACTACGCTTGTATCCAGTGTGGTTTCTTTCTCCATTCTTTCTGTGCGACTATGTTGCCACATAAGTTGCCAGAAGGAGAGTCGCATTTTCACCCCGGCCATTCTCTCCTGCTTAAGATGAAGcataaattttatgatattgtGCGTTGTGGAGTTTGCGACTTTTCGACAAATGGATTCTACTATCACTGTCAGGATTGTGATATCTATGTGGATATCCGTTGTGCATTCTTACCAACAAGAATAAAATACAAATCTCACAAACATCACACCCTTGTTCAGCGGCCAGCTTCGAATTCTACCTGCAGTGTAACCAGGTATCGAAATGATGTTGGGGTGGAATATGGATGTGAAACCTGCAGTAGTTTCCAGATTCATATATATTGTGCAATTTTACCACATAGGATGGAACACAAATATGATGCTCACCCCTTAACCTTGAGATATCCACCATTCTTCTATGAAGGAGCATTCTACTGTGAAACCTGTGAAGAACGAGTTAGCAACCAAGATTTGCTCTACCATTGCACTGAATCTGAACATTCTTATCACTTTTATTGCGGGTTTTTGGTTCACAATATCAAGTTTGGAGGGACGATTAAAGTTTTAATTGCAGATAAACCACACACACTTGCATTAGTTATGAAGATGCCTACAAGAAAGAAGTCCATACACACTTGTTCACAGTGCTTCACTTTTTCCTATTCCTACTGTTTTCTTCTGGAATGTGATGGTTGTGGACTTCTTTCATGTTTGGAGTGTCCACTCTCGGGCAAGTTACAACAGATGGCACTCATATAA
- the LOC108210815 gene encoding uncharacterized protein LOC108210815 — MKKASLFECDACHEEAKDSSYVCTTCDFCIHKTCAFSPLIIPSPTYHHHPLTLVYSVPDIHLCFKQYCGICRQSVYRSCWVYYCHKCTYFVHMKCSTSTIFMVNGNESDDIDNEPDLVLFPLPSQESIFDLIVTQCCKSQLNFKGEGEISITMSVKSDDPHIIEKHWSHQMHPLQLLQFTICENDSGDSDDDDKRELICNGCIQPITVSHPSYYACIQCGFFLHSFCATMLPQELPVGASHFHPDHSLVLQMKDNLYDVVRCGVCNILTNGFYYHCQDYDICVDIRCAFLPTRIKYKSHKHHSLVQRPSSNSTCSVTTNQNDVGVEYACETCSTFQIHIFCAILPSKMEHKYDDHPLTLRVPPFFYEGAFYCEICEERVNNQELLYHCSESEHSYHYYCGFLLNNVKLGGTIKFIIADKPHTLALVLKSPTRKTSSFTCSLCFGFMNTLSLFFECDGCGLLACLRCALSGQLQQIALK; from the exons ATGAAGAAGGCATCCCTTTTTGAGTGTGATGCTTGTCATGAGGAAGCGAAAGACTCTTCATATGTTTGCACCACCTGTGACTTCTGCATCCACAAGACTTGTGCCTTTTCACCCTTGATTATTCCGTCGCCTACTTATCACCATCACCCTCTCACTCTCGTCTACTCTGTTCCTGACATTCATCTATGCTTTAAGCAATACTGTGGTATCTGCCGCCAATCTGTTTACCGCAGCTGCTGGGTGTATTATTGCCACAAGTGCACATATTTTGTGCACATGAAATGTTCTACATCCACAATATTCATGGT AAATGGGAATGAATCGGATGACATTGATAATGAACCTGATCTGGTGCTATTTCCTCTGCCTAGCCAGGAATCAATATTTGATCTCATTGTGACTCAGTGTTGCAAGTCCCAACTCAACTTTAAAGGTGAAGGTGAAATCAGTATTACTATGTCAGTAAAATCTGATGATCCACACATTATTGAAAAACACTGGAGTCACCAGATGCATCCATTACAACTGCTCCAGTTTACTATCTGTGAGAACGATAGCGgcgacagtgatgatgatgataagagAGAGCTGATATGCAACGGGTGTATTCAACCTATAACCGTTTCCCATCCCTCTTACTATGCTTGTATCCAGTGTGGTTTCTTTCTCCATTCTTTTTGTGCGACTATGTTGCCACAAGAGTTGCCTGTAGGAGCATCGCATTTTCACCCCGACCATTCTCTCGTGCTTCAGATGAAGGATAACTTGTATGATGTTGTGCGTTGTGGAGTTTGCAACATTTTGACAAATGGATTCTACTATCACTGTCAGGATTATGATATCTGTGTTGATATCCGTTGTGCATTCTTACCGACCAGAATAAAATACAAATCTCACAAGCATCACTCCCTTGTTCAGCGGCCATCTTCGAATTCTACCTGCAGTGTAACCACGAATCAAAATGATGTTGGGGTGGAATATGCATGTGAAACCTGCAGTACTTTCCAGATCCATATATTTTGTGCAATTTTACCAAGTAAGATGGAACACAAATATGATGATCACCCCTTGACCTTGAGAGTTCCACCATTCTTCTACGAAGGAGCATTCTACTGTGAAATATGTGAGGAACGAGTTAACAACCAGGAGTTGCTCTACCATTGCAGTGAATCTGAACATTCTTATCACTATTATTGCGGGTTTTTGCTCAACAATGTCAAGTTAGGAGGGACAATTAAGTTCATTATTGCGGATAAACCACACACACTTGCATTAGTTTTGAAGAGTCCTACAAGAAAGACGTCCTCATTCACTTGTTCCCTGTGCTTCGGTTTTATGAATACCCTCAGTTTATTTTTCGAATGTGATGGCTGTGGACTTCTCGCATGCTTGCGCTGTGCACTCTCAGGCCAGTTGCAACAGATTGCACTGAAATGA